The DNA sequence GGTGTTGGTTTGTAACGACAGTGTGTGAACACGGCTGAGAAGACCACACACTGTATGTACTTGACTGAGCTGCATGCAGATCTGCACGCATTCCTGTTAAAGCCCTTGAGCTGATATCATGCAGCAAACATCACAGAGCTACATTTTCCATCGCCCTTGTGTGATTCCTCAGCTCATCCACCTGGAGATCAAGCCAGCCATCAGGAACCAGATCATACGGGAGCTGCAGGTTCTGCACGAGTGTAACTCGCCTTACATCGTCGGCTTCTACGGGGCCTTCTACAGCGACGGAGAGATCAGCATCTGTATGGAGCACATGGTACAACTCCCAactactcatacacacacatacacaccactcAGATTAGTAGAAAAACATAAGTGCTATTAAAAACCCATATATTCAGAGATTATGCAGAAGGAATAACTTCGTCTTGAGTAATCTCACAGCGCAACTTCACAGTCAGACCACCACCTCAGATCTTCACATatataaagaaatacattttaatgtgaatCAGCATAAATTAATTTGGGTCATTCATTATTAAACCAACTAAAACGCCACTGGCAAGTTTAAAAGCAACAAACATGAAGATGGTTTTACAAATGGAGGAATGCCCCAATAGACGTTTTTATACACTACATTTATTTAGTCTCTAATGCAAATCattttttacattgtgttttCATTAAAACTAAAGGAAATGAATGTAGTGAATGTGAACTAATTTCCTAATGCAGGATGGTGGCTCCTTGGACCAGTCCCTGAAGAAAGCAGGCAAGATTCCAGAGCAAATATTGGGCAAAGTTAGCATTGCGGTTGGTACCACAGTTTCCCCCTCTCTTGCAAACAGTTGCATTTGAATTAAGTGGTTGGAAAGGCTCCAGACAGATTGCAGAGGAATTGCAGGCTATCCTGTGGGCTGTGCCCTTAATCAGAGAAATTAAAGGCTATATCCTAAGTAAGCGAAATTGCAGATTATAGCATGGGCTAGACCCTTGATAATAACATGCTACACCCTGCCTCTCTGCTTTCAGGTGATAAAAGGTTTGTCCTAcctcagagagaaacacaaaatTATGCACAGAGGTGAGCGAGTTACTGCTaccattttttccccttctgtTAGTTTCCCTATTAAAGTGACTTGAGATTGTCACTCTTTCGCAGACGTGAAGCCGTCCAACATCCTGGTGAACTCTCGCGGTGAGATTAAACTGTGCGACTTTGGCGTGAGTGGCCAGCTTATTGATTCCATGGCCAACTCATTTGTGGGCACCAGATCCTACATGTCTGTGAGTCACATTTCCCTTGTAAATCAAATTCCTGGAAAGCTATGTAAAGTAAACCCGCCTCTTTTTTCCTAGCTGTGTGCCGGCAGTGCTCATTAATGTGAAACATTCCATACCTGTTAGAACTCTTCTTGATACACCACATGTCTGAAAATTAAGTAGAGAGCCAAGTTCAGTTGCACCCATATATTCAGCTGTGCACAAATGGgaagctctggagcagatgcacatgagcTTTCGGTCACCATCGCCAATGCCATGTGTCAGATaaagaacagtggaactgtactCTCTGCagtatttaaacatttacattttatagatTATTTATGAAGATTTTCTAGTTTTGGTTGCCTAATATTTCAGAACATATCTGCTGAGTCTATAGTGAATCATCTTTAGTGAGTCATTAAATAAAGTGAATCACATAAAGTGAGTCAtttccattttcttttatttctgtctTGAGAAATAACACATCCAAAGCTCATTGAAGCACTTGAGGACTGAAGGCCGGCCCGCCTGGTGCCCAAGAAAAGCTACTTCAGCCATTGCTGAAATATTGAAAGCTGGCTCTGATAGTGCATCACAGCTTGAAACGTATGTCTGCCTGGCTGTAGATCAGTCAGACCCCTGTCCACAGCAGAAAGTGCCTACATTGGGTTCATaagctttaaaaatgtggactgtGGAGCCATGGAAAAAGGCCTGGTCTGATGAATCAAATTTTTTGAACATCATGTGGATGGTCGGGTGGtgcatagggtgaccagacgtcctcttttacccggacatgtcctcttttttagacttaaaagaaatgtccgggcggaatttcacaaacgtcctgagcttacatagaacttcgagaagtttcgttcacaaactagtcccgccctcccctactccgattggttcgtgtgagcgagaagggggcgtggtgaagtagcctaaaatcttctgattggacggtctgactgtagagctaccgtaattggtcgataaccttctctgtaaacatttaattggtcagtctgcacgtcagtagtccttgtttacgtcaggcaaagctcatgtacccaccctcatctcgagcagctatgccgaaacgtaaatgtaagttctcggatgaattaaaaaagtaatttccatgttttgtgtagcaaataaaggtgtaaatgacctaaaagcacacataggttcagctaaacatacaacagCAACGAGGGGCGGAGCTCATCTCCTGATGTGAGACTGATGCGTTGTTGTAGTCCACTGAacacattctagttttgtgcactccttttatttttattttcctttgagTTTCCTTATGCTTGTAGACGCATATCTAATCACCTCCTGAAATAAGTATAACAACGAACAGACTTTCAGGTCTCGGAGGTTTCCACAGTTGTGTGAAATACAGTTTAGCTATAGACTCACTACTGTAACTGTATCATTTTTATATTCAGTTCTTTATAAACCACCACCACTGTTAGAAACCTCTTGTGGGCAGTCTGCAGGCGGTCAAACTTCTCAGCTGGATGCTTGAGTTCTTGTAGTATCTCAttagttttgtctgtttgtttgaacTGTTTCTTGTCATGGGTTTTCCAGCTGGCTCAGACTCATTtcctctctcttgctgtctctgtaccattctctatctctctccgtGTCTCTCTCACCAGCCGGAGCGTCTGCAGGGCACTCATTACTCGGTCCAGTCCGATATCTGGAGCATGGGTCTTTCGCTGGTAGAGATGGCCATCGGACGCTTCCCCATCCCACCGCCTGacgctaaagagctggagcagaTCTTCGGCCTTCCTATGGAAGGAGACCCCTCGTCCAGCGAAAGCTCCCCAAAGCCCAGGCCTCCAGGTCGGCCCGGGAGCTGTGAGTGCCTCCCACCACATAACCAAGCACCATCTGGGATTTCTCAGTGCTCACTTGTGTCAGTGGTGGATATTAACACTTACGTTGGTTTGCAGGATTGTAGAGGCTCTACTGAGCTACATTCCATTCACAAGTTCTGGCTTTCTACATGAGTGCGGGGCTGGTTTAAGAAACATCCCCACATTTCCTTCTTGTTTTTCAGCATATGGTCCTGACAGTAGACCCCCGATGGCCATCTTTGAACTGCTTGACTACATTGTCAACGAGGTACGTATTTAGCTGTTTCAGCTGGACCTCCAGGCCATTGTGTGCCTCTAATTGCATTAAGATGTGGATTTGACAGCAGGCCTCACTTGCGTAACTCTAtcgttgttttattttcagccACCGCCGAAGCTGCCAAGCATCTTTGGCACCGAATTTCAAGATTTTGTTAACAAATGGTAAGAGACAACTGTGGGTTGCTTGTAATGGACAGTAGGTCTGCTTTCACAACGCTGGAGTACAGTATGTATTGTGAGATTTGATCCATCAGTGCTTCAAAGCTGGGTGTGCCATCTAGTGGCTCAAATGTGAACACCAGGCTCGTAGCTAAGAATGCATAGGTCCAGGTAAATTATGCTTTAGACGCAACTCACTTCAAGGGCTTAGCTTTTAACTCACTCCCTCACGTATTCACTCAATCAGTGCTCCATAAGGGCCCCAGTACAATATTTTGCATCAGTAACACattatctttttgttttttagcctGATAAAAAATCCAGCAGAGAGGGCAGATCTCAAACAACTCATGGTGGGACACTTCActctttctttattattattatttatatgtacatatatttaatttaatgtacagATAAGTCCTCCTTAGATAAAACCTAACTCACCTTTACACATCGCTCTAATGTTGTTTATAGGTCCACCCCTTCATAAAGAAGTCGGAAGCAGAAGAAGTGGACTTTGCTGGATGGTTGTGCACCACCATTGGTTTAAATCAGCCAGGGACTCCGACACACAGTGTGGGGATGTGAGAGAGTCTCCACATGCctaagctacacacacacacacacacacacacacacacaaacgcacacagacTGTGCAGAGGTCAGAGACCATCATATGCTTATTTAATTTTcaagtcaaaacagccattaggaacagtgatttgtttttctgtttctctgagaACATTTTATAGAAAACATTCCAGTTGCAGATGGTAAACTCCTAACAGACTCCTAACAACCATGCAAGAAGACCCACAGAACGGTCACCATCAGATGAACAGTACTTACAGCTTTCTTTTCATctttaaaagaacagaaaaagatCATTAACATACTTAACTAAGTGTTATTTAATGGTCATTTTGACTTTTGTCTCTGACCTTTGTACAGTCCCCTACACAGTCACAGTTACTTTATGTGGGTTTCCAATTCCAACGCAATTTGCCAATCAGTTCAGTAGCCAATCACTGCCTCGTCTAACACCGTTCTGAGGTTTATAAAAGCGTGCTGCTGTTTTAACCAAGAAACAGCCACTTTTATACACTTCACCGTTCAAATGATTTCATAGGTTCCATCTAAAGAAGAGAGAGGACCTCAGAAATAGTTTTCTGTAGAAAGGAGCTCTGATTGGAGGCACAAATTATCAATCTATTCCAAAACTCCctgctccctacatagtgcacttcttAGGACGTTAAAGTAAACTTCTGCAGTGAGAGCAACGTAGTTGTGTCTCTCTCACGCTGCTCCAGAATCCTGGAGATGTAGGTTCCAACCCTGCTTTGGGTTTCTGTctttgtgttctccatgtgtcacagtctaaaaacatgtGTGGATAGGTGGACTGGGTGTTGGGAAGTGCTCAGAAGCGTGAGCGTGTGTGGCTCCCTGAGACGAACTTAGGAGGCAAAGCAGTTAGGGAAAATGAACGAATTAATTTTGAAGCCAAATAAATCAGTAATTGTTAACTGGAGACTGTGGCGTGAGTGAATGTACGTTCAGAAGAGTGGGTAAAGCTGGCTGGACAGGACGAAGCTTTGGCAGAAGGtgaataaatataacatttaatacTTATATAAGCCCCAAGCAGTGCACTA is a window from the Hoplias malabaricus isolate fHopMal1 chromosome 11, fHopMal1.hap1, whole genome shotgun sequence genome containing:
- the map2k1 gene encoding dual specificity mitogen-activated protein kinase kinase 1 translates to MQKRRKPEPIQLNPIPDGNAVNGTGATETNLEALQKKLEELELDEQQKKRLEAFLTQKQKVGELKDDDFEKICELGAGNGGVVFKVSHRPSGLIMARKLIHLEIKPAIRNQIIRELQVLHECNSPYIVGFYGAFYSDGEISICMEHMDGGSLDQSLKKAGKIPEQILGKVSIAVIKGLSYLREKHKIMHRDVKPSNILVNSRGEIKLCDFGVSGQLIDSMANSFVGTRSYMSPERLQGTHYSVQSDIWSMGLSLVEMAIGRFPIPPPDAKELEQIFGLPMEGDPSSSESSPKPRPPGRPGSSYGPDSRPPMAIFELLDYIVNEPPPKLPSIFGTEFQDFVNKCLIKNPAERADLKQLMVHPFIKKSEAEEVDFAGWLCTTIGLNQPGTPTHSVGM